The Trichoderma asperellum chromosome 6, complete sequence region TCCCATGAGGCGAAACTCCCAGCGTTCGACTGGCATGCGAGACGAAGATCTCCGCACCGATTCCGCTCTATCGGAATCGAATCGTAGTGGGGGAGATGGTCTGGGACGATCCAGCTCCGGTCGATGGTCCGCGATTGTTGCCAGTGCTTTTGGGGGTGCCTCATCAGCTACCACCGAGCCAGGCAAACCAGGCAGCTCCTCTTCGAGCAGCTACAACACAGCAAAATCAGGGTTCGGCGCTTTGCAGGCGGAGGGCCCCAACCTGTTGCTCGGTCGTTCCACGCCTCAAAGTCCAttcgacgatgaagagccaCCCAGCTCACCGTCAAAATTCAAGCCTCGGCGAAATTGGCTAGGCTCCTTGAGACGCGTCTTTTCTGGCGCGGAGTCTAATTCAGGCGACTTATTATCTCCCAGAGACAGGTCTCCTCAGAGAGAAATATCGACGGATATGCTGAGCAACGATTATGAGACACCGCTCACAGCCATAGGTAGCGAGATTCTTAGAAGGAAGCAAGGCCGCCAAGACTGGGAAGGTGCGGAAGCTGGCAGTGCTGCGGGGAGAGAAAACGAATGGGACATTGAAAGGGCTGTGGAGAACCGCCTTGTGCAGGTCATGTTCACAGTCCCCAAGGAGCGCCTTCGTGTCGTGAATGGCGAAGATTTTGACGATGGAACCAGCACCGACGAAAGAATACCTCTCCACATGCCGCAGACGGCAGAGCTGGTTGATATGGATAAGAGGTCATCGCAAATCGATCCTTCGCTTCGTAGCGCCAGCAAGCTCAGCTCGCATCTGGATGACGAAGGCGGCGGTGTACCTGTAGATGAGGGAGATCGCGACGACGGCTTCCTGAGAATCAACCAGGACGATTACGAGGAGAGGAGCGACCGGGACGACAGAAGTGAGAGACCGCTCTCTATCGCAACAGATGTGTCGTTTGCTAGATCAGCGAGCGTGTATACGGCCGAAGCCATGACTTTTGAGCGTCCCAAGACGAGAGTGCTGCAGATGGTTGATCGCATCGAGAGTTTCGGCGCCAGCAATAGTAACGACAACAGCCCTTCAGTGAGCAGGTCAGGAACGCCAGCATTGCGAAGcatcaagagcaaaaagtCTATGCGGAGTCAAGAGCAGCTGAGACGGCATCAGTAGGAATAAAATGTgaaaaaggaggggggaCTGGGCTAGGAGAAGAGGGGTCTTTAGGATTGGGGGCTGAGGCgattttctatttctttttatctgtTTTGTTTTCAAGGGATATCTTAGGGACATACGTTGGGATATATGGGATGGCTTGGAGACATATGGAGTTGATCATACCACCCTCTCGTTTGGAAGTGTAACTGAGCGTTCTTTATTTTTGGCAAGTTAATGGTGCTGTTATtggcatgtatgtatatagtCTAGCatggagagatggaaagGACGGTTTTGTGGATGGGACGGATGGATGGACGGGATTGACAGGATGGGATGGACAGTGGAGAGAATGAGCAAATGTATCTAGGGTGATgggcatgtatgtatgtgcgtatgagtatatatatgagtGTGTTATCTTGGGAAATAttcaagcaaaaaaaaagttgacaaTAGTCTGCGTTAAATTCCAATCCTTGATGCGTCTAAATCATTCCCAATGCTGCCTGTGAATCGTcctatgtagtagtagtagtagtagtagtccgtagtatgtatgtatgcataTCCATCCAAATCAATCAAACGCCATGTCTCAGTAAAAGAATGCAAAAAATAACAACCCACTCGCAGATACCAGCAGCCATAgtgctagtagcagtagcagtacaACAGTCCaatcattcattcatttccTCCCCCTCAGCCAGACATTCCACTTCAAAATCGTGCCAATCAGCTTCCTCCCCGGGAAATCAATAATCACCACGCCGACCCTCGCCTCGTCGACATTGCCAGACGCATCCTCAAGATACTGCCCCGTCATGTCATTCATGCCCTGAATGGTCCTGTTCATGGGCCCCGCCGCAGCTTCAATGGGCAAAACCCCCACAGAGGCCGACGTGTGCGCCAGGTACAGGAAGCGATTGTCGTCGGGCGCCAGCGCGGCGTTTTCGAGCGCGTCGCGGATGGCGGACCACTTCTCCGAGAGGTGGTACACGTCTGGGATGATCCAGAGATCCTCGAGGACCATTTCGGGGCCTTCCCACTGCAGGCCGTAGGGACCGTCGCGGGAGTCAAAGTTTTGCAGGATGAAGATTTTGGAGCGCAGCGCGCCCAGTGTAGGGAGGGGAGCGGCAAAGTCGTATTTGTACAGATGCTTCTTGGATCCCGGTGCGGTGAGGGGCGACGCAAAGTGGTGATAGTTGAAGGCGTCTTCAAAGGAAATTGTGTTGTCCGGGCCGATGGGACTGCCCTCTTCTTTCAGCCGCATGAGAATCGTCTCGGAAGGGTTCCTGtccaaaaaggcaaagatatCCAGCAAGACCTGCTCGTAGCCAAAGCCCGTATACCCATTCGCATGGTAGATGTGCAGCTCATCATTGCGCAGCCTCGCGCGGATATCCAGATAGCGCAGCCCGCTCTCCAGCTGCACGGTCAGGTTCCAGTTCTGGCACTGCAGCTGCTCCGAGCCAATCTCGTACGTCATGGTGTCGTGCGTGCCGGGGATGCTGAGGCTCGTGATGTGCACGTCATCCGGGATGGCAGCCATCCAGGCCGAGTGATTCTCGTCGCCGGCGTCGAAGCTGTAGAAGGACTGGTAGCCGCGGTAGCAGGTGGCGCCGGCGGTGCAGGGCCCGCCCAGGGAGACGAGCGCGTAGAAGAGCGCCGCGGCGAGCAGGAGGACGAAGGCCATGAGGCTGGAGgagaggcggcggcgacgagggggacgaggctgaggagggcCAAGGGCCTTGATGGGGAGTGATATTGCGCCCATGATGGCGGCAGTTTTGCGTGGTGCGTGTGCGATACCGGCAGTTCAATCTCGCTTCTAGCGGTGCTGCTGATGGCAGTCTCTCGCCTCGACGTCCAATTGCAATGCAACGGTCGGTGTGCGCAAAGCAAGGGGGTTGTTCAGACACAAGGCCCGTCTATCGCAACCAGTCACATGCAATGACCCGCATCGGAGGAGGGCGATATCTGGGGTAATCAAGCAAGAGTGTTAGTCAAAGACCACACACGCACGGTGAGACAAGCGAGCAAACAGAACAAATAGACACACACGCCGATTCTTTGTATTTCCAGGTCTCGAATTGCGGGTTTCGCCAGCAGGCCCGAGTGCTCGCGGTTGTCTGGCcgcagaaaagagcaaaacaaGAGTCTCGGATACTAGATGATGCAATGCAAATGCGATGCGGTGCGGTGCCGCGCGTAACCGGAGGATGGATATTCTTAGCAGGATCGGGGCCGAAGATGCTCCGGGCACATCACCGGGTTCCCTTCTGCAAGCACCAATTCCGCTGCTACAGCCTCGCTGTTTGCTGGAATACAGTCGATTTCATTGATGCCACCAGTAGAAAAATCAAGTAAATCGCTCAGGGGCTTCCTTTGACCTATCTTTgcccctcctcttcagcgcAATTCTGGCCATTCGTCCACAAACGTGCTCTTAAGCGTTTCAAGGTTCAAGCCGACTCATCAGTGCCACCAATTGATCCCACGTGTGAAGCAGTAAAAAACGGCAAGCCGCAAatcagccaccaccaccaaacaAACCCTGTCAACTTCACCTAATAAACCTTCAACTCACATCAAATCGAACGTGACATCGACACAGCTCATGATTCTCTCAAGCATAAGGGAACCCCATAATTCTGCCAAGCCGTCCgcgatttttcttttttttaaactatccTGCTCGGCAAGCGCTATCAAACGTTACAAGAGCCCAAAATCACCTCTTTTTGATCGCTGATCAAAGATCCAATTGCTACGCCTCGTTGCTTATCAGATCTCACTTGATGCCCCTTTTTGTGGATTCCCGACCCTCCCTTGCGTCTGACGGAAATCCTACTTGAACAAGGGGATACGAGGCTCAATTCTCAATCTGGCAACTACACGCCGCTTTGGCTTTTCACTGCCGTCAACTGCCCTCATTAGCTCCAGTGTCAAGCACCAACTCTTCCTCCATATCCATCCTTTCCACCGAGCGGTAAATCTGGGGCCTCAGCTCAGTTGCCGTCCAAGGTTTTGTCCATCTCAGCTGAAATGCCATCTATCCACAGCGCTACCGCAAATTAGAGTAGGCCCTCGTCGTCAATAGTCAAAGCGGCTTCTCGTATTCGCGGGCGCTGATTTGGCGCGCGCCGCGAGGGAACTTCGGCCCCAAGATTTGCAGACTAAAATGCCATTTGCTGGGTCCCTCTGCTTTAGACTTTGTGCACGTTAGGGATGGACCCTGGAGCGAGCAAGCCTCGTCGGTGGATTCCACTGTAATGGCTCAGAGTAATAAGGGGGAGGCTCACACGTGAAGCTTTGAGCTATTACAGCAGAAGCTTTTCGCAGTTTCGGCTGCTTTGTACAAGCTGAAGAGCCAAGCCACCGAGCATGAGTCGGACACATACAGTATTGTCTGCAATCATGAGGGGATGCAATATCACCACCTCAAAAGCCAGGGGAGAGTTGAGAATCGGCAAGACATCATGGCAGTAAATAAGACTACCACTTCCCTCTCAAAGATCTGTCCCCGACGGCTACAACGATGACAGCACTTTTCCTCTATTGTCCCAATTGAGCACGCGCTCACAAGACATTCATTCACAGCCAACGGGAAGCCAAAATCCAATGGACTCAGCAGATTCATAATATAGACTGGCTCGAACCATTTGCTCCGGCTCAGTGGGCGCGCGTGTCTCGATTAGGGCTGCTCCATACTTTTAACAACTATAGCCCGCCAGTCACGGAGCTTCGTTTTAGCctgtatcagcagcagcagcgctagCATCGTTCAACTGTGGACAGCTTTCTTAGAATCGAATTTTCCAAAGGCAATTGTAGGCAGCCAATTGGTCACCGCACTTAGCTGTATGCACAACAGGAAATGTGAGGTGATGTGATGCCAACAAATGTGGCATGAAACGGTATGGAGCCATAACCCACCATACAAAGCATCATCGATCACAATATGTACAAACATGGAGCTTTACCTCCATCTCACACTTGTACATGCGCgtgaggggagaaaaaattTCTCGATCCAGGTGGCTCAAGCGTCTGCTATTCGCATGGCAATTGGCAGATGTCGGCCTTTGAAACACCCGGCGCGGTTGCTCCCAATAACAAAGATCCATCTTCCTAGCTTGTCGATCATTTTTTGACCTATAGATCGGCAGACAAGGCGTCATCCTTTGACCTCAGATAGCCGAAGATATTTCAATTTCATATGCTTTTGTTGAGAGTCGGAGTCACTCTGCCGAAGACTGGCAGAGTCTTGATATGCCCTTTTTGATGAGATTCTGTTTTCTCCCCCAAGATGCTGCACCACTTTTTTGCCTTGACATGCGGGTGCCAAGCATCCAGCAAAAAACAATACGATCACTAGTGGTCCCCTATGGTGGATTTTGGACAAGAATTTCGTCTTCATACTCAAGGATTGTTCAATACCTACCAAGAATCACCTGCTGCATGCGCATAGACACTCCACAGCCCGTTCAAGTCAAGCACATCGTATGATATGATTCGACGGCGCGGTCCCGGTTCGACCGCTTATCAACGCCGATCAACTCAGAGAGTCAACGCCGTGACATCCGACGTACAGCGCAGTAGTCTTACTCTAGCAGGGTGATTTGTTCTGCCAGGCTACCTTTGGTCCACCGCCAGAATCAGAAATCCTACAACAAGCTTGCAGGACGGTGCCTCGACTCACACAATACcatctttttccctttgcgAAGGCTGCGCATATGGGAGGCTGGTGAAGGAGGTTGGGGTGAGGGGAAGACGAACCGTGGGGGCTGCCCACAATTGGCCAATGCAGGCAAGCAGCCCTCCCAAAACAGGATCCTGCAATGGGACTTTGTGGCTGTATGTAAGGACGCGTGGGTCGCGGGGGGGGCTCTCATGTTTATTTTGCCGAGAGCTCGCCAATTGCTCGCAGATAGGACCTACAGGACTCCGTACTGGGCGAGTTGAAGACGACTGCGGGGAACACATGTCGACGTGTTGGTGGTTTTAGCAAGTACATACACAACGCTTCGTGTGAGCATGGAGCTGCCAtccttgctctcttcttagCCGAATGGTAAGGAAATGTGTATATAAAGCGGCTGACATAAGACGGCAGCTGGATAGCGACTCTTCTCAGCGTAGTTTCCTTTCTGGAAAAGCGATCGGTTTCATCACTTTGTCAATCAGAATAAAGATCGATGGGCCCACGAGCTGAGTGTGGCTCATCGGCGTGAGCGAAATCAAGGGCGCCAGCGCGGGGTGAGTATGTTTCCGATGCGACCAGCCAAGGCCCGCGGATTGACTATACTTGTAGATGTATAGATACTGAACACTTTCACGTTGCATTTAGCTGACCGCCAAATAAGAAAGGATTCGAGGCAGTCAAGTGTCTAGGGCATTCGACTGCCTTCCCAGTCGTATCTGATGCATGTGTGTCGGGCGTTCCCTTTGAAATCAGCGGAACCATCTCCTCAAGTACGAGTGCTACTTCGTACGGCTGCGCCGGTCTGAATCGTGCTCTTGCAGAGTAGCAGGTACTTCGTGTCGATCCAAGTCTACAGGGGCAAAGAGTCATCAAGCGGCATCTGTAGCCCGTAGCagcgaaaagagaagaataaaGGCCACCGGGTCAGGCATGCGGTGCCACCATCCCCACTCTCAAGCAGAAGCCCTGGTCCCTGCTTTCCCGTGCATCCAAAATTATCATCGTCATGGACGGACTCgagaagcttttttttttttttttttttttcttggggcTGCCGGTGTGCAAGGCGAGAAGAGGTGACAAAGCTTCGAGAGTGTCCCCCTGATCGTCCCAACGTTGTCTTGTCCTGTCTGGCTTGGTGGATCGCCCATTGCAAAGAAGTGTGTGTTTGTCATCGAGCTTGGGTTTGTCAATTGCAATGGCAGCGATTGCCACCACCGGACCACGGCATCGTCCGCGATATTCTTGCTCTCTGCTTATCTCTCCCTGATTCTCGcgttctctttctctttaacCGCGTGATCCCGTCCTCTTCGTATCGTATCTCAGTTGGGTGAGGCTAGTCGTCCAGGCCAATCCATGATACATGCCCCGAGCGGCATAGCGCAGGCCGAAGCGaatgtgcgtgtgtgtgggTGGACACACGTCCGATGCAGCTTTGGGTCCACGGCCGTCAAAATCGTCAAGGCCCCAGACAGCGCAGAGCGACGTGCGCTGAGCTCTTCCGCGTCATTGGGCGATTGAGCCACactggccatggccaagggcGGTTGCTAGCACACGTTTGCCGTACGAGCAGCAACCGACACGCGGTCATCTTTTTGCCTCGTATTCGACGGCCACAGGGGTTTCGTATTGTCTTGTGCCGTGACCTCTGCATGCAGCGAACGAGCCAGCGGCATTCGCGGCCTGTGGCTCGGTACCGATGGGGCCTGCGGTCAATTGTGACTTTGGCGGCCCGGGATGGAGCAGCAGGAAACGAACGGCCTGTTGAGCTCGTTCGTCTCGCTctctggcgatggcggaCGCGGTTGACAGACAGCATCGAGAAACAAGGTGTCGAAAGGCAGCTGCTAGCAATGCGACTTGCCTGGTTGGGACGCTGTGGCTCCTTGCCACCTCCTGCTATAAGCAACCGGCACTAGCTGTAGCACTAGCTGTGCTGGCGTGGCAGCGCGGGTGCAGGTACCAGTACCTGTGCTGGTTGTTTTGTTTAGGCGTTCTCGGACACGGGCGCTGCTGACGGTATGGACCGAAAGTTCAGCGCCATCCACTGTCTTAGTATTTTGGGGCCCCCCGAGCTGGAGAGTCAGTTGATGGGCATTTTGATAGTTGTCGTGTCAGTCCAAGATAGTCTAGTAAAAGTTTCAACATCAGCTCGGCGGGCCTTGTTGTGCCGTTTCAgctgacgaagatgaagaacgcTTGGATGCACATCATCGTGTCAACCCGCCTATAAGTGTCTCCTCGAGTCCGCTAGAAGTACAGCTACGGGCACGAAATTACATACATCCGGGCATTCGTCCCTCTTTGTGGATGAATGAGAGGTTTGTGATGCAATTCAACCCATGCATAAAGATTCTTATGCAGGCTCTGCTCTCTGTGCTCATAATCGCGTCATGGACTATCAACAACAGAGCCGCTGCAGCTTGTATCCCCTGCTGCCCACTCGCAAATATGGCACATCTGGCGGCATCTCCAGTACACTTACAGGCTGATAGGCTATAGCGCCACCGGCCCTGGTAGCTCTGATATAAATAACTGTGGCTTGAGCTTGGGTGATGTGCAATGATACTTGTATGCCATGCGAGTGCGGCATTGTATATCGCCTCCCACTGCCCGTACTTTGCgtgagtgtgtgtgagttggtgatgctgctagCCGGTACTGTACATTGCTCCGTGCAGGCATTCGTCGGATGGATTTTGCAAGATCGCAGCGCTCGATCGCAGACGGAGGCCCAAAGCAGCGCAAGCCCAGCATCCCATGCAGCCAAAAACTGCGCATCCACTGTGGCTTGCTTTTGCGACCCTCCGCACGGCCTCTAGCGGCGCTGGCGTCTCGTTAGCCCGCTGGGCAAGATGCCGCCATCTGCTGCCCCGTGGCGCCCCAGTGACGCCATGGGCCAGGGGCATGCGATAGCCAAGCAAGTAGCGGTACCTGCGACGAGCTGTGGTGTCCGGTGTGCCCCAGCACCGGGTGTTTAGACCTTGGCTTAGGTATCTACCAAGATAGAGCCATCCAGGTGTCGTCTCATCCCTCTATAGATTAGCAGGTACTTGTCAGAATAGCAGGAATACATGGTATATGATCCATGTGCTTTCTAGCTTCACCTCATACAAGCGCAAACACACATACAATGTACATAGCAACGGTAGCCCTGCTGCAGGTTCTTCTCGGCCCCATCATCACTTGTCCCTCAGGCCATCCTGGATCaccccgaaaaaaaaagccaagtcACTTGTCACTGCAGCGCTCGGGCCTGATCTTCCCGGGGCTGCTGTAAGGGAGCTGTGCCTAAGAGGGCCTGCAGCTGGGCCTTGTACCGGATACTTTGCCTTCCAGCCAACGCCAAAGACAGGCAAACCTCCATAATACTACCTCACTCTACCTACCTGCActctttttcctcctctctcctctcctcctctcttctcccatctccaACCTCGCCTCGAGTCGTTCCTCTGCTTAACTGGCTGGAACTCTCCCCCATCAAGAAACgcctcgctgctgcagccattcGCCTCTCGCCGTCGCTTCTCAGCCGCACCCGACCGCCAGCTTTTGTTAATCATCTCCCAGAGTGGTTTGGCATCTCTCAGCAGAATAAACGGCGGCCGCGGTAGTCTCTAGCTTAAGATATTTTACTCGTCTCCGCTTGCTTGCCGCCCATCTTATCCTCCTTTTTTTggagccttttctttttctttctctttttcttacttttcttttcttcttttttctataatattCGATTTCTGTTCTTGGAAATCTTTGGGTCTTGGTACAATCCCTGTTGGGTGCTGCGAGCGGCCTTGTGTGTTTTGCCACTATTCATCTCGCCCGCCTTCTTCGGTGCTGCTTTGGATCGTTGCACCGCTTGCAAACACTTTTACGGCCTGTTTGCGTTCGAGCCACACATTCCAGTCGCCATTGTCGCCAGTCACCGAAAATTCACGGCTGTCCTGGTCTCGACGATAGCGTCACGCTTGTTATCGAAGCATTCCAGTGTTCAATTTCTTTGCCTTCAAAGCCGCTGTTGTGTCTCTGATTTGAACAACGTCCTCCCAGGTTTCCAACCAAGACATATCCCACACCGACTCAGCTGCGTAGCTTTCGCATCAATACTACTGCGCAATTTATTCGATAATATCGATTTTGGGTACGATACCAGAGAGCAGATATTGGTGCTCTTGCCTCTCCATTGTTGCGCACCGGACGAGTCCAGCACTGGACGCGGCTTGATAAACTACCGGGAAAGGCGGTTATGGCTTGTTTCTGAGAAGCCATCTGATCGACAGAAACATTGTAGGAaacgttaaaaaaaaaaactgggaaagagaaacaaaagggaAAGGAAGTCACGTCATCAACCGACTTTCAAGGGAAAGCGTGTTTCAAGTTTGCATGGCTCTTTAGTCTGCACCTTTGAGATCAACTATACACCACCAATTCGACTCTTGCAAATATCCACCATGGCCTCATTTAGGAACAATGCCCTGCGACAGGGCTACTTGGTTCTCCTGGTGCTGGCCTTTTCAACCTTAGTTTCTGCTATAGAACTTAATGTTTGTGCCAGTTTCAACACGGCCCAAACGCCGTTGAGTAAGTCAGCCAGTGGTGGATAGGGCAACAAGACCAATCATCTAACTCTTCCACAGACGTCAGCATATACCAAACCAACGGACTTTGTACACAGTTTTGCATGAAGAAAAATTACGCCTTCTCCATCACACAACAGAATTCGTGCTGGTGCTCAAACTATTATCCCGACCAAGGCTCGGTAGTCGACACCAAAAAGTGTAATACACCTTGCCCAGCTTGGACTCCCGAAGACTGCGGTGGACCCGGCTTGTTTGGCTATATTCTCTTGAATGAGGTCGCTCCGTCCGGTACCAGCACGGCACCAGCAAGCTCAACAACAGGACAGGTGAGTTGAAATTTTGTTTGCGGCGGCGCACGCGTACTGTTGTCCACTTTGAATCAAACATGAAATGTACGGCGCGAGAGCATGATTAGGAGGACTTGGAACCACAAATCTCTGCCGGGCCACCACTTTTTGTAACgcctcttctttgtcaaAAGCCTGTTCTTCTGAGTGGCCAGTTGGGTTGGAACCCCCTGGACTTCAGACGAGCGTTGTGATTTTGACCAATAGTGTGACTAAGACTGTGGTGCAGAGCACAGCTTCAGAATCGTCCTCAGCAACGTCCAGCTCCGCCATTACTTCCACCTCCGCGTCCACTTCCGCGTCCACTTCCATCTCCACCTCCACATCAGAGACGCCGACTACTTCTCCAAGTAGCTCATCCTCTGTATGACTTGACTCCTGGACAGCAGTTCCGCCGCGAAACTATGAATGCTAACTTGACATGCCGTGCGAGAGAGCTAAGTAGCTAACATGTTTTATAGTCGAGCTCcacgtcgtcgtcttctgcCAGTATCACGCCTAACCCATCGTCATCCGGCGAGCAGAGCtccggcagcagcggcggtcTTCCCAAGCAAACAGCAGACCCAAGCGGAGACCAAACCGGCACCACTTCCAAGAAATCGAAATCGGGGCTTTCAACCGGTGCCATTGTTGGTATTGTGGTTGGTATTGTGGGCGGTCTGGTGGTCCTCGCTGCTGCCCTCTTCTGGTTCCTCCGGCGGAGAAGGCAAAATCAGGACGAATACCGAGACGATCCTAGCGTTCGGGGTAGCTCATCCGGCATGGTGGGATCGGTTCCCCCTGAGATGAGCATAAACGGCGGCTCACCAGCTTCGCCGGTCGCTGCTGCCAACAGAAACAGCACAATCCAGATCGATCCTCGAATGGACCCCTTTAAGCAGGGTCTCTACATACGCGGTAGCCACGAAAGTCTCAACACTCTGCGAGACGACCATGACTATTCACGACGAATCCAGCGACCTACGGTGCTCCGAGCAACGAACCCTGATCCTGAAGAAGGATAATGGGCAACCGCATAAaaatctctctccttttcttgttAGCTTGTTTATTTTCATACACGCCTGATTTTCTGTTTATCGTTTTTCATTGCATTGGACAggttttctcttttcattATTTTCTTTCGTTTGGTTTTTAGAATGATCGGAGCGCCATGACAAGTAGATGAATATTTGCCGCTGCCGTTCGAATACATATGAGAAAACAAAGGATTTTGGGGTCTTGTCGCCTTTCGAGATACCAGGATGGCGTTGGCAGCTTTTTGTTTtaaggggaggggggaaggAGGGCATCTGAGCAAGTAAAAGGGGGTCGCCAAGCTGGTGCCGTGAGGATCCGAAATTCGAAACTCTTCATCGTGAGACGAGACGACAGCCCATGAGCAGCCCTGGGGGGCATTTACGCGTACCACGGTC contains the following coding sequences:
- a CDS encoding uncharacterized protein (SECRETED:SignalP(1-27)~TransMembrane:1 (n14-22c27/28o189-212i)), giving the protein MASFRNNALRQGYLVLLVLAFSTLVSAIELNVCASFNTAQTPLNVSIYQTNGLCTQFCMKKNYAFSITQQNSCWCSNYYPDQGSVVDTKKCNTPCPAWTPEDCGGPGLFGYILLNEVAPSGTSTAPASSTTGQSSSTSSSSASITPNPSSSGEQSSGSSGGLPKQTADPSGDQTGTTSKKSKSGLSTGAIVGIVVGIVGGLVVLAAALFWFLRRRRQNQDEYRDDPSVRGSSSGMVGSVPPEMSINGGSPASPVAAANRNSTIQIDPRMDPFKQGLYIRGSHESLNTLRDDHDYSRRIQRPTVLRATNPDPEEG